The sequence below is a genomic window from Lolium perenne isolate Kyuss_39 chromosome 7, Kyuss_2.0, whole genome shotgun sequence.
AGCTAGGAGTATATGCGGCATCAACAAATTGGTCAGGAGTGAGAAGTAGATTATTAGAGGAGGATGGTGTGGTAGGAGACTCAGCTATGTGGGAGAAGGGAAACACATTTTCATCGAAAACAACATCCCTGGATATATATACACGGTTTGTAGGAACATGGAGACACTTGTAACCTTTGTGAAGAGAGCTATATCCCAGAAAAACACACTGTTTAGATCGAAACTGAAGTTTGCGATTATTGTATGGGCGAAGGTGTGGCCAGCAAGCACAGCCAAACACTTTAAAAAATGTGTAGTCTGGTGTTTCACCGAGAAGACGCTCTATAGGTGTTTGCATGTCTATCACACGACTAGgtaacctattaatgagaaaaCATGCTGTAGAAAAAGCATCGCTCCAAAACCGAAAAGGGACACTCGCATGAGCTAAAAGAGTGAGACCAGTCTCAACGATATGACGATGTTTACGCTCAGCGGTGCCGTTTTGTTGATGTGTATGAGGACATGAGACACGATGTGAGATGCCAATGTCATCAAAGAATTTGTTTAACTTGAGATACTCACCACCCCAATCACTCTGAACATGTATGATTTTTTTGTTGAGTAACCGTTCAACATGTTGTTGAAACTGAAGGAAAACTGCGaagacatcagatttatgttttagGAGATAAAGCCATGTAAAACGACTATAAGCATCAACAAAACTCATATAAAACTAATGACCACTAACAGAGGTTTGggcaggaccccaaacatctgagtAAATAAGTTCAAGAGGTGAAGTGGTAACACGAGTAGATAATGAAAAAGGTAACTGATGACTCTTGCCTTGCTGACAGGCATCACACACTAAGTTTACAGCTTTATTGTCCGAAACTAAAGGAAGCTCATGACGACGCAGAATATGTTGAACAATTGGCGAGGCTGGATGTCCTAGACGTGAGTGCCACTGATCACGTGACACCTTGATACTGCTGAAGGCTTGCTTGACAGTGGATGGAGAGACATTGTAAAGGCCTCGGCGTGTGCCCCCTCTAAGAAGAACCTCCCTGGTTGCCCGGTCCTTAATAAGAAAATACCATGGATGGAATTCAAAGAAAACGTTATTATCAAGTGTAAGACGTTTGACAGAGAGTAGGTTGCGAGTAACTGATGGAACATGATGAATATTTGTAAGGTGTAGAGGTTTGGATAATGTAGGGAGTAAGGATTGACCAATATGTGTAATGCGCATACCTGCACCATTGGCTGTTTGGACGGTGTCCTGGCCTTGATATTTCTCCTTGATGGTTAGTTTGTTGATGTCGTTGGAGAAGTGATCCGTCGCTGCAGTGTCCACATACCAGTAGGGGTCAACTGGATATGAGGAGGTAGAGGCGCCGGCATGAAAGGCGGCGACAGGGGAGTTGTCGTTCCAGGCAGCGAGCTGGCGATCCATGTTTCGACCATCATTGCCAGTACCCAGATAATTTTTCTTGAAGCGTTTGAAGCAGCAAGACGCGACATGCCCCTCCTTGGAGCATATTTGGCACACCGGTCGTGAGCCTCTGGCACCACCTGTAGGACGACCGCCCTGTTGTCCCTGTGGACGAGGGGCAGAAGGCGGCGCTGGGGCCTGAGGGCGATCACCAGTAGAGTTGCCCTGGCCGAACCACTGCTGGGGCGGAGCTGACGATGATGGCTGGTGGGTAGAGGCGCGTCCAGTAGCGCGCGAGGTGTAGTTGGCGGAGTGAATGTAGACGCCGAGTTCCGCGCGTCTTGCCTCCACGCGCTGCTCTGTATTGAGAAGCTGCGCGTAGACGTCGCGGATGGGTAGAGGGTCGTAGGCAGGACGTGCGGAGATGCGATCCGCGAGTGCGTCATAGTCCCCATCTAAACCTCCGAGCAGAAATTGATTGAACTCTTCCGGCCGGAGCGGCTGTCCGATGGAGCTGAGGACATCTGCGAGGGATTTGACCCTGTTGAAGAAGGCGGTGGCGTTGGGGAAGTCATGCTTCTTGGTCTTGCCATGTGCAGTGCGTATCTGCATCACCCGTGCCGACGACTGCGACGCGAAGCTAGCCTCCAGAGTCTCCCAAGCCTCCTGCGATgtagggatcatcatcaccatgccgATCACCCCTTCCGAAAGAGAGGAGACAATCGCGGAGAGGATCGATTGATCCTGCTGATGCCAAGCAGAATATTTAGGGTTGGCGATGATGGAGGCAGGGGTATCATCTTTCGCCGGAACTTCAAGTTCCTCGGGCGGACAGGGTAAGGACCCATCAACGAACCCAAAGAGGAGGTTGCTGCGCAGGATTGGATCAACCTGCGTGCGCCAGTAGAGGTAGTTGTCCGGTGTAAGCCGAATCGTGAACTTGTTGGTGAGGTCGATGGGCACATCCGGGATCCGCGACGTCAACATTACGCGGGCGGCGCTGCCCTTGCTCATGGAGATGCCGGCAGGAGTAGTCTTGCCGGACGAAGCGGTAGAAGCCGGGTTGGAGAGCGCTGAGGAGAGGCCAGAGGTAGTCATGGCGTCGCTGCGAActcctggcggcggcggcggccgagatTGAGAAAcctaggcggcggcggcgatgtagGCGGAAGCGAATTTAGGGTTTAAGCTCAGATACCATGATAGAAAACGAGTATTGGTAGTGTATCACGTGTGCCTCTAGGGTCACCGTGGGTATGTATTTATATTAGAGTTACAAGGGTACAAGGGTGAGTCGGTTTGGTTTACAATACAACTACACAAACCGACTCATATACAAGTTGGATATCTATACATACACATATGTAtatcaagatgtacctgcacaccggGTGGGATAAGTTCTCCCGCGGCCTCGCGTTCGAGCCCGGCTgctagctcaccttcctctacgagggggtgGCGATATGATCGTCAATGTGTTTGACGACACATCCtgtcgcaggcactaccacaccgacgaGTCCGGCTCGGACATCGACAGTTAGAACTGTCAGATTGTATTTCTTTGTAGCGAATATGGCCATGTGCCAATTGAAGCGGCTAGTGGTGGTTTTTGGATGTTCATGCTCGAAAGGAATAACAGGACTATCATTATCAGCTGAATTTTTCAATTTGGGTGACTGAGAGTGCGtgggagtgttctttcttggcagcgaacatacgaaaGCAGCGAAGTCAACACCAGTTAGGTTTCCTCATTTTACAATATTTTAACTatatatgtattagtttgtgtaaactatGTTTCAAACGAcgcattagtttgtgtaaaaccatgttccaaatcatgtattagtttgtgtaatactctatgtttaaatgaaaaatagaaaaaaaagtagaaaaagaacatcccaaaaatgtAAACGGACCAACGGACAAAAAATAACAATTTCCGTGGCCATCAGACGACGCAAACGGGCGGACAATTTAGGCGATCGTGTGCTTGTCGGCAGCCTCGCTGGACGAACTGCTGATCCCTGAGCGTCGTCTGAACATGCATGCCGCTGGTAAGCTACCAGGACACGCCTTGCATGTCGTCGGTCGGTCGGTCGGGCGGTCGCGCGCGTGCATGCAAAGGTGCGCACGCGTGCGTGttctgcgtgcgtgcgtgcggccGTGGACACGTGACGTGAGAACGCGCCACGGAAATTAAGCCAAGCTCAGTCAGGAGGAAGAAAATATCGTGCATGCATGGTGGCAGCAGCTCAGGATACTTGCGGCTTGGTACCACATGGGGGTCTCCTCCAAAATAGGGAGACGATACGAATGTCAGTCATGGAGAAAAAACGAGTCGTGAAAGGTCAGTCGCCCGTTTGAAGGTTGCGGCCGGTCTTCTTTTTCAACCATCTTTTGACTCTCGCGTGCGAGCTAGTGCGCATGCGTGCGTGTCCAAAAGGCAATCCATATCCACCGGCAAAAAAGGTGGTTCATAATATTCGGTAGGTTTTCTTTTTTACAAGCCAACCATTTTTAAAATTGATCAAATTTTAACATAGCTtatttttttagaaagtcaaactgttttaagtttgaccaaacttttattAATAATCACTAACACGCAAAATAtgaaatcaatatcattagatagataataaaatatatttttatatggtaTCTATAAAATATCATGTTTGTTGACAGATTTTTTGAAAAATTTGGTCAAACTTCACTTGGtttaaattttcaaaaaaataagCCTTAAGCCCTTGGATGAAGAAAACATTAATTTAGCGTCATAATTGCTGCTATTTTTTCTAGGGAGTTAATCAGAGTTGAAAAAGTTTAAATTAACATATACTCCCTCGTTCTGATTTAGTCTAAATTCTAATAAAAATGGTATTccatttattagtactacttagaTATACGAACAATCAATCCAAGCTACATTGAAAATAACAACCTCTAACAAAAAGAGCAAAATCACATCGTTTgcagtgttgttgttgattaaaaACTAAAATATAGCATGTTTTAGAACGAATTTGGATCTAGAATGTAGACTATTttagaatggagggagtatgtaAGATGTATTGTTTGAGGGAACGGGCTCAACCCTCTAGGGTGTTTTGTCATATATTTATATAGGGATATCAAAGGTACAATATATACTAAGCTACAATACCGTATATACATGACTAACACCCGCCCTCGATCTTAAACGTGACTTGAAGTATCAAGAAGGGTAAGATTGCACCGGCAAGCCTCAAACTGTGGCAAGGACATCGGCTTGGTGAAGATGTCTGCAAGCTTATCTTTAGAAGAAATGAACTTGATTTTTAGTAACTTATGTGCAACACGTTCCCTTACAAAGTGATAGTCAATTTTGATGTGTTTTGTTCGGGCGTGGAATACCAGATTCGCTGAAAGTTATGTACCACCGATGTTATCATACCAAAGAACTGGAGGCTGATCTAGGGAGATTCCCAACTGATGAAGCAAATGCATGAGCAACAGCCTTGTACTCAAATTCAGTGCTACTACGAAAAATCGTAGCCTGCTTATGAGTGCTCCAAACAATCAAACTAAATCCAAAGAACACATCATATCCCCGTGGTATCAATTCCCCGTGGATCGTGAGGACTTCCAGCCCAATAAGTGCCAGAGTAGGCAGAGAGCACAAGAGCTGAAGGAGGAATAACAGTCCACGGCTCATTGCGAAGAAGAGCCAACGAGGAATGCTCATAGCAAATTAAAACGTGCGTGGCTCTGCCGACAGATCAGCGAAGGCATGCGACATACAAGATCTCCTCTCCATCGACGTTTCGGACTCAATGGAGCACCTCGCGCGCGACCCGGCTCCTCGAACTCGGGTATACCACCTCATGGCCGAAGGGATGTCTTTCAAGGTCACGGTCGCTCTCCGTGCAAGAAGGTTGGAGAAGTGGATCCGTGCCGTGAAGAGGGACTATCTCGACAAAGCACCAACCAAGTGTGTCGGCTTGGACTGCAAGTTAACCGAACCTCGCGAGGGTGATTAGCGCGCCGCCGTCCTTCAACTCTCGGTGGCGTCCGAGAATTTGATATTCTAGATTTGTCAGGCTGATGAAGTGCCACAAGTTCTCAGGGAGTTCGTGCAGGACGAGACCATCAGATTCTGCGGCGCGGCTATCGGCAAGGATGTGGAGATGCTGAGTCCCTACGGTATCCATATTACTTCTGCTTTCGACCTCCAGAAGATACTCCCGAATCCCAAAAATATTCCCATTCCAATTCTATATGATCTGGAGAATTCTATCATTGGGACAAATCTTGAGaaaaagaagaggaagaaatacaagaagaaggacgccgcgcAAGAAAAACAAGATGAACTGATATTTAGGTGGGCCAATGTTCCATTGAGCTACGAGCAAGTgcgctatgccgctttgtacgatcactgataacccacaagtataggggatcgcagcagtcttcgagggtagtataacccaaatttattgattcgacacaaggggaggtaaagaatacttataagccttaacaactgagttgtcaattcagctgcacctagaaaagcactagcaacaggggtgatgtgaaagtagcagtaatatgagagcagtagtaatgtgataacagcagcagtaatagcaatatgagagcaatggcaccagaagatagttgatactacttccaatgacatatagaacgagtatgtaatgatgagagatggaccggggttcccagcgatctacactagtggtaactctccaataagtgacaagtgttgggtgaacaaattacagttgggcaattgataggaatcaaagcattaagacagaacatccagattattaattatgtaggcatgtattccaattatagtcgtacgtgctcgcaatgagaaacttgcacaacatcttttgtcctaccagccggtggcagccgggcctcaagggaaactactggatattaaggtactccttttaatagagtaccggagcaaagcattaacactccgtgaaaacatgtgtccctcacatcaccgccatcctctccggttgtcccgattcttatcacttcggggcctttggttccggacagtgacatgtgcatacaacttgtagatacaatctaagcaacaatatagagctcaaatctaagatcatgccactcgggccctagtgacaagcattaagcataacaagattgcagcaacaataacttcacaaactttatagatagactaatcataatgtatcatccatcggatcctaacaaacacaacaccgattacatcagatgaatctcaatcatgtaaggcagctcatgagaccattgtattgaagtacatggaggagagtataccgacatagctactgctagaacccgtagtccatgggggaactactcacggagcatgatggaggcgatggcgttgatggagatggcttccgggggcacttccccgttccggcagggtgccggaacagagttctgtcccccgaattggagtttcgcgacggtggcggcgcccctggagtctttctggagtttcgtcaattggtacggtgtttttaggtcgaaagggattttataggcgaagaggcggcgcagggggggcacctaggggcgcctcaccctaggccggcgcggccagggtctggcccgcgccgccatgtggtgtggtggccccttggcccctctctgactcttcttcggtgttctggagccttccgggaaaaataggaggtttggcgttgatttcgtccaattccgagaatattgcccgaacagcctttctggagccAAAAATGCAGAaacagaactggcactgtggcatctcgttaataggttagttccggaaaatgcatgaaatcatcataaagtgcaagcaaaacatgtaagtattgtcataaaacaagcatggaacgacataaattatggatacgtcggggacgtatcagcatccccaagcttagttcttgctcgtcccgagcaggtaaacgataaaaagaataatttctgtagtgacatgctacttacataaccttgatcatactattacaaagcatatgaaatgaatgaagtgactcaaggcaatgatctatagttgctaacaagtagataacatatagcaaaacttttcatgaatagtactttcaagacaagcatcaaaagtcttgcacaagagttaactcataaagcaataaattcaaagtaaaagcatcgaagcaacacaaaggaagatttaagtttcagcggttgctttcaactttcaacatgtatatctcatggatattgtcaacatagagtaatatgatgaatgcaaatatgcaagtatgtaagaatcaatgcacagttgacacaagtgtttgcttctaagatggaaagaagtaggtaaactgactcaacataaagtaaaagaatgacccttcgtagagggaagcatcgattgctatatttgtgctagagctttggttttgaaaacatatagagagcataaaagtaaagttttgagaggtgtttgttgttgtcaacgaatggtaatgggtacaccaactacctcgccaaccggactttcaagagcggctcccatgaattatttgcatatttatgtggcactccttccaacctttcttacacaaaccatggctaaccgaatcctcgggtgcctgccaacaatctcataccatgaaggagtgcctttttattttagttttattatgatgatgacactccccccaacctttgcttacacaagccatggctaaccgaatccttcgggtgccgtccatcaatcacaaaccatggaggagtgtctatttaagttaattaatttgggactgggaatcccattgccagctctttttgcaaaattattggataagcggatgtgccactagtccatgtgagagtccgtcaaaagtaaatgacaaggttgaaagctaaacaccacatacttcctcatgagctatgaaacataaacacaaattgagaagtattttgaattgtttaaaggtagcactcaaacaatttactttggaatggcaggaaataccacatagtaggtaggtatggtggacacaattggcatagtggttggctcaaggattttggatgcatgagaagtattccctctcagtacaaggcttaggctagcaaggttgtttgaaacaaacacaagtatgaaccggtacatcaaaacttacataagaacatattgcaagcattataatactctacactgtcttccttgttgctcaaacacttttacccgaAAATATCTGGACCTTaaaagagatcaattatgcaaaccaattttaacaagctttacggtagttctccattaataggtttaaactacatgcaaaaacttatgatctacttgagagctcaaaacaattgccaagtgtcaaattatccaagacatatgaggcattttcttttcccaaccaaataaccaataagtattgtagcttccaacttttatcatcgaacattaaaagtaaaacgaagaacaagtgttcatatgaaaaagcggagcgtgtctctctcccaaacaaggattgctaggatccgaatttattcaaacaaaaacaaaaataaaagcacacagacgctccaagtaaagcacatatggtgtgaccgaataaaaatatagtttcaggggaggaacctgataagttgatgaagaaggggatgccttgggcatccccaagcttagacgcttgaatcttcttaaaatatgcagggatgaaccacgggggcgtccccaagcttagacttttcactcttcttgatcatatatcatcctcctctcttgatccttgaaaacttccttcacaacaaacttctcataaacttcattagaggggttagtactcaaaaattttgaatccaccttggtcctgtagtggcacattgcaagaactcaataaaacattagctacagctctctatgtctagaaaagctcgcttaaagtccacaagagacaatgcaaaaaacagagatagaatctgccaaaacagaacagccagtaaagacgaattttaataaaatacttccgttgctcaaatcagaaaactcaaaactaatgaaagttgcgtacatatctgaggaacacgcacgtaaattggcatatttttctgagttacctacagagaaaacagcccagattcgtgacagatagaaatctgtttctgcgcagaaatccaaatctagtatcaaccttcgattagaggcttcacttggtacaacaaaacacaaaactaagataaggagaggttgctacagtagaaaacaacttccaagacacaaatataaaataaagtactgtagcaaaataacacatgggttatctcccaagaagttgctttctttatagccattaagatgggctcagcagttttaatgatgcactcgcaagaaatagtatttgaagcaaaagagagcatcaagaggcaaatccaaaacacatttaagtctaacatgcttcctatgcaaaggaatcttgtacacaaataaattcatgaagaacaaagtgacaagcataagaagatagaacaagtgtaacttcaacaatttcagcatatagagaggtgtattagtaccatgaaaatttctactaccatattttcctctctcataataattttcagtagcttcatgaacaaactcaacaatataactatcacatatagcatgcttctcatgatttccaaacacataatttttatcaagttcaagaatagtggaataaaaactttcaaacttacttttattaataagataacaaggtagttgatcaatctcaagagatatgggactcatagaataagtcaaggactctccaatcccattttcattagtagtacaattaatagtatcaagtaacataggaccatcatctagagctttatcataaacatttgctaagcaaaattctttagtaccatgcatttcgacatcaggcacaaacaaagcattatcataagatttatcaaagtagcatggattatcataaataacagtagcataattattctcacaagttttactcatagggaatatttcaagagaatccacagggacATAACAttctgttgtcgtcagaaacccaccggcgggcagcgacgggcaacaccgtagagccgggaacaacctagagctacggctggctgaggtccctccgagcgacggcccgcaaagccttctggtcacacgtccgatgctgatgcaagggcgtgccacctgacctatacctggtcaggaaggtgatggagatgcctcgcttagtttcctgcatggcatacacgtaaacattaaatacgagcctcgatcggctctcaggttatcctgtgaatcggctcagggagccgatccacccatgattcgtacgaggtgcacgaatatatggtggtcctgcttgatcaagataaagctaatgagatctacgacgatttagggttttcaccgcataatcggatcatcctactcacggttgggcctcgcggccacgcacggtgatcgtaagccgatcctaaacaaggcctaaaaaccaacacgaggttgatccccggaacatcctgtttagggccagcgaacgacaccctacgtgccgctggatcctccacccctttgtaaggcctaactattgcagatattaaactaatccttgtagaacaaggagcaatcgtaacggatcagatctactaaataatgatcagcgGGTGCCGCCCCCCCACCTAAGAGAGGGGAGAGGGCGGCTCGCCATGCAAGGGGCGCACGACGAGAGCATGATACGCGAACAACCATGCTAACCCCAacccatctatgataactacgctgctcgccatcaacaaggcttcagtacgagcaacgcatgaacaacgtggagcttgtgctgcctagatcgcaagatgcgatctaggcagcatgtcgcttaccggtagaaaccctcgagacgaaggagttggcgatgcgccgagattgatttgttggttgaacgttggttgttgtttattccataaaccctagatacatcttTATAGtccagggactttctaattcaaagtgcacctaaccgtgcacgggtaaaactctatcttctaatctaagatgtaatctactataattaaagatacacgggcaatctagcccaaactcttcgtgcaaggccgcttcagtagatcttccacgtgtaatcttccaagcccatctcccttacggcccacctccccgATTTGgcaaaaatctggtgataacacatgcccccctagttttggcaatgataatttcaaaaccactctgtttttccttcgaagggtcatgtcgtggcagagcagacctgtcgcagtattcttcatcatgatggctTGCCTTCTCACCTTCTCTGTATGATTTGACAATTCTGGCCTCACCCCCTCGGAAACTGCAACGGCATCGAATCTCTACTAGGCTCctctttatttaaccgtgccgattgattagccctcttcatcctttctctgttccagccattggcacccaaaaaaccctcttacgctaccatgtcttcttcctcctcttcctcctccgatcTTTCCTAtgggtcttcctcctcccgcgagacacCTCCGGACGTACGCGCGCACAgaagaatgggaccaggaggaccatgcctcctccgtctggtccgaggatgacaagtccctgaccagcggggatgaagatctccagttcctagccgatggggaactggaatcggaaagcgaggatgacttgctcccctgggacggctgtccctcttccgaagaagagaaggaggaagacgaagacgactccctcgagggctacccacCGGGGAAACgtctccgcatgtggtgggacgacgacgacagcgatgatgacgaggaggatgaagctcccatagagggctacgGAAGCAGCGACGAAgagcccatcggcagcagtgccg
It includes:
- the LOC139833984 gene encoding uncharacterized protein, which codes for MEHLARDPAPRTRVYHLMAEGMSFKVTVALRARRLEKWIRAVKRDYLDKAPTKEFVQDETIRFCGAAIGKDVEMLSPYGIHITSAFDLQKILPNPKNIPIPILYDLENSIIGTNLEKKKRKKYKKKDAAQEKQDELIFRWANVPLSYEQVRYAALYDH